One Streptomyces sp. ML-6 genomic region harbors:
- the paaB gene encoding 1,2-phenylacetyl-CoA epoxidase subunit PaaB, whose product MSSSTEWPLWEVFVRSRRGLSHTHAGSLHAPDAEMALRNARDLYTRRSEGVSIWVVPSAQVTASSPDEKDSFFEPAGDKPYRHPTFYEIPEGVKHL is encoded by the coding sequence GACCGAATGGCCCCTGTGGGAGGTGTTCGTGCGCTCGCGCCGCGGGCTCTCCCACACCCACGCGGGCAGCCTGCACGCCCCGGACGCGGAAATGGCCCTGCGCAACGCCCGCGATCTGTACACCCGCCGCTCCGAGGGCGTCTCCATCTGGGTGGTCCCGTCCGCGCAGGTCACGGCCTCCTCACCGGACGAGAAGGACTCCTTCTTCGAGCCGGCCGGCGACAAGCCGTACCGGCACCCCACGTTCTACGAGATCCCGGAAGGGGTGAAGCACCTGTGA